A genomic window from Maridesulfovibrio sp. includes:
- a CDS encoding MinD/ParA family protein — protein sequence MINANKTLSLAIMSGKGGVGKTNLSLNLSYALNAGGNSLLLMDCDLGLANLDVLLGISPETNMQDLLTSGAKPADIVIPIEEGKKFDILPAASGVPELVEMDEDMQEMLFSKITKLVGSYQYLVLDLGAGINGTVMSFASMTQMRIVVVTPEPTSLTDSYALIKVLHSKHNISDFHVIVNQATDAKEGKATFERLNMACEKFLNIQLKNMGYVRYDPTVTEAVRRQIPFIKFAPKSDASRDILNIAVKIQKIRMENMGRLGERPVMKKFPTLAE from the coding sequence ATGATCAACGCCAATAAAACATTAAGTCTTGCTATCATGAGCGGTAAGGGCGGAGTCGGTAAAACCAACCTTTCCCTAAATCTTTCCTATGCCCTGAATGCAGGGGGGAACAGCCTGTTGCTCATGGACTGCGACCTTGGGTTGGCCAACCTCGACGTTCTGCTGGGGATTTCCCCGGAAACCAATATGCAGGACCTGCTTACCAGCGGAGCTAAGCCGGCCGATATAGTCATCCCCATTGAGGAAGGCAAAAAATTCGACATCCTTCCAGCTGCTTCCGGTGTACCGGAACTGGTGGAGATGGATGAAGATATGCAGGAAATGCTGTTCAGCAAAATCACCAAACTGGTCGGCAGTTACCAATATCTTGTGCTGGACCTCGGGGCCGGGATTAACGGAACAGTTATGTCTTTTGCATCCATGACCCAGATGCGAATCGTAGTAGTCACCCCTGAGCCGACTTCCCTGACCGACAGTTACGCGCTGATAAAAGTGCTCCACTCTAAGCATAATATCAGTGATTTCCACGTAATAGTTAACCAGGCAACTGATGCTAAAGAAGGGAAAGCGACATTTGAACGCCTCAATATGGCCTGCGAAAAATTTCTGAATATTCAGTTGAAAAATATGGGATATGTGCGCTATGATCCCACTGTAACAGAAGCTGTAAGACGGCAGATTCCTTTTATTAAGTTTGCTCCCAAATCTGATGCAAGCCGCGACATCCTTAATATCGCAGTCAAAATTCAGAAAATCAGGATGGAAAATATGGGCAGACTAGGTGAAAGACCTGTCATGAAAAAATTTCCGACACTGGCCGAGTAA
- a CDS encoding GGDEF domain-containing protein, whose product MSAEYIAENEANLMEELLSVRDKFCNEQKVCHSHECPEGLAVLKLCPGMTLEAWEILAERHGLNDWLTMPLDRNMAPHLNHVQSVLQKLSYKTEHDPLTGLSNRRVFERTLDQEIERSRRNKTPVSLAILDLDNFKKINDTWGHLKGDEVLIDFADLLARNSRRYDLAARIGGEEFAIILSGVGLVKSQQLLERLLSKVRDLKFNIPGSDEKFFITCSAGISCYKGMVDIEMHELICKADKSLYEAKKAGKDQVKTSDILDFESVTRESLVHANEKKFLFTGN is encoded by the coding sequence ATGAGCGCTGAGTACATTGCTGAGAATGAAGCAAATCTCATGGAAGAGCTTCTTTCTGTGCGGGACAAGTTCTGTAATGAGCAAAAGGTCTGCCATTCCCATGAATGCCCTGAAGGTTTAGCCGTGCTGAAACTATGCCCGGGCATGACTCTTGAGGCATGGGAAATTCTTGCGGAAAGACACGGCCTGAATGACTGGCTTACTATGCCGCTGGACCGGAACATGGCCCCACATCTGAATCATGTTCAATCGGTATTGCAAAAACTTTCCTACAAAACAGAGCACGACCCCCTTACCGGACTTTCAAACCGCAGAGTTTTTGAGCGGACCCTTGATCAGGAGATTGAGAGATCGCGAAGGAACAAAACACCGGTCAGCCTTGCAATTCTGGATCTTGATAACTTTAAAAAGATCAATGACACTTGGGGACATCTCAAAGGAGACGAAGTTCTCATCGACTTTGCGGACCTGCTGGCCCGCAATTCAAGGCGATATGACCTCGCAGCCCGTATAGGCGGAGAAGAATTCGCAATAATTCTTTCAGGAGTGGGCCTGGTCAAGTCACAGCAGTTACTGGAGCGCTTGCTAAGTAAAGTCCGCGATCTCAAATTCAACATACCAGGATCTGATGAAAAATTTTTCATCACCTGTTCGGCGGGAATATCCTGCTACAAGGGTATGGTGGATATTGAGATGCATGAGCTGATCTGCAAAGCAGACAAATCGCTCTATGAAGCCAAAAAGGCCGGCAAGGATCAAGTCAAGACATCGGATATCTTGGATTTTGAGTCAGTGACCAGGGAAAGCCTTGTTCATGCCAATGAAAAGAAATTTTTATTTACGGGAAACTAA
- the prfB gene encoding peptide chain release factor 2 (programmed frameshift) — protein MLQFSDLKSKALDSIEKYESLWGRLDHAQSKERLEEIEHDLSKPGAWDKPDTLTPVLREKSMLEEKVASFDALSSSKEDVEEWLMMASEEQDQEALEALSENVEKLARMVEQTELAALLSGPEDKSTAILEIHPGAGGIESQDWAEMLLRMYLRWADKRNWKASYLDYQPDDEAGIKSVTLRIEGLYAYGFLKGEAGIHRLIRISPFDASGRRHTSFASVDVYPEISQDIEIEVKEDDIRVDVFRASGPGGQHVNKTNSAVRITHLPTNIVVQCQNEKSQLKNKETAMKVLKSRLYEQELKRQEESKKADYATKDSIGFGSQIRTYTLQPYRLVKDHRCGAEDGNVEAVLDGELDGLIRKFMLDAYGGENER, from the exons ATGCTTCAATTTTCAGACCTCAAATCCAAGGCCTTAGACAGTATTGAAAAATATGAATCCCTCTGGGGGCGTCTT GACCACGCACAGAGCAAGGAAAGGCTTGAAGAAATAGAACATGATCTGAGCAAACCAGGTGCATGGGACAAACCGGACACTCTGACCCCGGTTCTGCGTGAAAAATCAATGCTTGAAGAAAAAGTAGCTTCGTTTGACGCTCTTTCTTCCAGCAAAGAAGATGTGGAAGAATGGCTTATGATGGCTTCCGAAGAACAGGATCAGGAAGCATTGGAAGCTCTTTCAGAAAACGTTGAGAAACTTGCCCGCATGGTTGAACAGACAGAGCTTGCGGCTCTTCTCTCCGGCCCCGAAGACAAAAGCACAGCCATTCTGGAAATCCACCCGGGAGCCGGTGGAATCGAGTCTCAGGACTGGGCGGAGATGTTGCTCCGCATGTACCTGCGCTGGGCCGACAAACGCAACTGGAAAGCCAGCTACCTTGACTATCAGCCGGACGACGAAGCAGGTATCAAAAGTGTTACGCTGCGGATAGAAGGCCTTTACGCGTACGGATTTTTAAAAGGGGAAGCCGGAATCCACCGTTTAATCCGCATTTCTCCTTTTGATGCCTCTGGCAGGAGACATACTTCCTTTGCTTCGGTGGACGTCTATCCCGAGATTTCTCAGGATATTGAAATCGAAGTAAAAGAAGATGATATCCGGGTGGACGTATTCCGGGCCAGCGGTCCCGGCGGGCAGCACGTCAACAAGACGAACTCTGCTGTGCGTATCACACACCTGCCCACAAACATTGTTGTTCAGTGCCAGAATGAAAAATCCCAGCTGAAGAACAAAGAAACCGCCATGAAAGTCCTCAAGTCCCGCCTGTATGAACAGGAACTCAAGAGGCAGGAAGAAAGCAAAAAAGCTGACTACGCCACCAAGGATTCCATTGGTTTCGGCAGTCAGATCAGAACATATACTCTGCAACCATACAGACTGGTCAAGGACCACCGCTGCGGAGCCGAAGACGGAAATGTCGAGGCGGTTCTGGACGGAGAACTTGACGGACTGATCAGAAAATTCATGCTTGACGCATACGGCGGAGAAAATGAGCGCTGA